CCATGTTGATCGCCGATAACTCGTCTTCGGCCTGGACGACGTGCCCGCCGTAGTCTTCGATCCGTCCCGTCAGGTACTCCATGATCGTCGTCGCGGGCGTGATCGGGTAGCCGGCGTAGAACCGGCACCCCGCGGCGAGTGCGCCCATCCCGATCGCCTCGTTGCCGTTCAGGAGGACGTAGTCCTCGTCGGTCGTCTCGAGGTTGTACCCGAGGTGGTCCAGGTCGTAGTTCTCCTCGACGTGCTCCTGGCCGAGGCGGGCCGCTTCCTTGTTGTTCTCGACGATTTTCGAGCCCTTGCCGCCGAAGCGCTTCTCGAGGGCCTCGTCCAAGTACTCGACGTCGAAGCCCGTGATCTCGCACGCGGCACCGAGCGCGACGATGTTGCGCATGATCGCACCGCCCGCGTCCTCGGCGAGCGACTTCAGCGGGACGTCGACGGCCGTCATCTCGTCGGGGATCTCGGCCTCCCACGAGCGTTCGCCGTCGTAGATGATGGCACTCCCCTCGTGGAGTTCGTCCAAGTTCTCGTCGATCGTTCGCTGTGTCAGCGCGACGAGAATGTCCAGCCGATCGACGACGCTCTGCACGTCCTCGACCGAGGTCCGAATCTTGTAGGCCGTGTACCCACCGCGGATTCGCGACGCGAAGTCTTTCGACGTGAATACGTGCCGTCCGGCTCTGGAAAGTGCCTGGGCGAAGATTTTCCCAGTGGAGTCGATACCGTCGCCGGCCTCGCCTCCGATCGCCCAGTTGAGATCCTCAGCCATGTTAGGGCGAAACTTGCCCGCCACCTATGAAAAGGCTTCTGAAACCCCAGCCGATACACCGCATCAGCGGCTTCCATCTTCACTCGTCGGCGAAAAACTTCGCTCGAATCGGACGGCGAACGGAACCTCTTTTCAATCTCCCACCGAACCGGTTCGACATGAAAGGGACGCCAGTTTCCGTCGAATCGGTCCGCGAGGTCGGCCCGGACACCGTCGCGATCGAACTCGAGGCGCCCGCCGAGTTCGACGCTGTGCCCGGGCAGTTCGTATTGCTCCGTGCGGTCCCTGAGAGCGACGATCAGCGGGACGTCGACGAGGACGACGTCGTCATGCGCCACTACACGCTCTCGTCGCCGTCGGTCGGGGAAACGTTCGAGATCACCGTCGGGATCGATCCGGACGGCGACCTCTCGCCGTGGCTCGCCGATCTGGACGGCGGCGAAACCGTGCACATCGAGGGCCCGTTCGGGACGATCACTTACGAGCGCGACTGCGACGTCGTGGCGATCGCGGGCGGTCCGGGCGTGGGGCCCGCCGTCGCGATCGCCGAAGCGGCCCACGACGCGGGCCACGACGCGATCGTCATCTACCAGGACGACGAACCGGCCCACGTCGATCGGCTCGAAGCGATCGAAGACGAGGGCGTCGACGTCCGATTCGTCGACGAGGACGCCGACGACGAACTCGCGGACGCGATCGCAACCTACCACGACGACGGCCAGGTCTACGCCTTCGGTTTCGACGATTTCGTGACGGTCGTCGCGAGCGCGATCGACGACGCGGGTGGCGACCCGGACGAGGCGCTGATCGAGAACTTCGGCTGAGTCCTGTCGACTCCGGACCGGGCCCGCCATCGTTTGCAACTCGTCGCACTGATAAGAGGGTCGAGTAGCGACGACTGGCGATTATCCGGATTCTCTACGGGTTGGAACCGGCTCGGCAGCTACCTTCACTGATTCGTACTTCGTCACTGCTCGATCGACCGCTTCGTCAGTGTCGTTGACGAGGATCCCTGCGATACCAGTTTTCGTGTAGACGATGACGCCGACTTCCATCTCGTCAGAGATCCAGAACCCGAACGAAAACGGGATCCGTCCGTGATACAGTGAGACGTTGGAATCTTCCATCGCCTCCGTCCCGCGTTCGAACTCCAACTCGCGTAACTGCTCGAGAACGTGCGTTGCCGATAGGACTTCCAGTGCGTACGTCTCTCCGGTCGCCACGTTCCGATAGAACCGATCCGCCAATCCGATCATCACCTTCGGAACGACGACGCGGACTCGCGTCGCATCTCGAACGGACGCAAACATCGGATCCAAGGTCCCGTCCGGAACGGACGGATTCGTCTCGTACACGGAAGATCCGATCACGAACACGTCCTCCATCGTCGTCTCGTCTGGAAGCGCCTCGAGAACCGGCGCTGCTTCGGCGATATCGCACAGCCGCCCGGAATAGGCTTCGTACTGCCGATATGTGCATGCACCGACGTACGTCGTCCGCCATTTTCCACCGGCGTACTCGACGAGTTGCGCATCCGAAAGGTCCGTGATCGCTCGATCAACGGTCGACCGAGAGCAGGGCAGTTGATTAGTCAGTTCCTGTTTCGTTCGAGGCTTAGTTACCAATGCTGCGAGACAATCACGCCTGTCCGAGACAAGACGCCCGAGTATCTCTTCGCCAGGTGATTCCATACATACTAGCACTGAATAATGTATTAAATTTGTTATAGTTTAACTACAATTTATTTTTGTAACGTATTTTACTGTCTGTAGCGTAGCACGTTTGCTATTCACCGGGCGGAGCGATCGGCAGCCGACGCTCTGCCGAGAGGTCCTCAGACTCGATCGGCCTGAGCGAGCGAGATGCTCCTCGCAATGACGTACAATAACACGTTAGCCCCACCGAGAACGAGAACAAAGTACCCGAAATATCGAGAGCCGACACCGATTACACTGTCCGAATCGATCAGCACGATCGGACGTAGATCGTCGCAAGCACAGTGCCTACGCTCATTCGTCCGATACCGATCAATATGGTCGACGAAGACCTCGAACTCGAGCGCGATCTGGGCGAGGCGACGATCGTCTACGAGGAACCTGACGAGGGGACCGTCCGGAAGACGGTCCCGAACGAACACATCGCCTACTTTCAGGACCACTGGATCATCAAGACCGACGAGGACGAGGAAGGCCACGATATCGTTCGACGGATCCCCTCGCGGCGGGTCCACTACGTCGAGCGATCCGTCGAACAGTTCGAAGAGGAAGTCGAGACGCTGATCGATCGGGTTCAGTCGTTCGCCAGCGAACTCGGGACGAAGATCCCGGTCGGTGGCGGGGGCAAGGAGCGCGAACCCGTCGAACCGCACCGCATCGACGTCGAGCGGGAGGACGGCGACGAGCAATAACTCCGTAACTCGTCGACCCTGGCCCGTCGACGAGGGGGTCAGTGTTCGACGAATTCGATCAGGATCCCGCCCGTGTCTTTGGGATGCAGGAACGCGACCTCGTGACCCCACGCGCCGGGGCGAGGTTCCTCGTCGATCACTCGCACGTCGTGCGCGCGCGCGGTCGTGAGCGCGCTCTCGATACCGTCGGTCGCGAGCGCGAGGTGGTGGATGCCCGGGCCGTTGTTCTCGAGGTAGTTGGAGATGGTCCCGTCCTCGATCGGTTCGAGCAGTTCGAGGTAGCCGCCGTCGCAGTCGAGGAAGACGACGTGCATGCCGTCGAACTCCTCCTCGTGGGCGATCTCGAGGCCGAAGAGGTCGGCGTACAGCCCGGCGAGTGCCTGTGCGTCGTCGGTCGCGATACCGGCGTGATCGAAGTGCATCGTGTCGTACTCGACGCGGGGTGCGTGTTACTTTTGTGATTTTTCGTGAGATATCCGGTACCGGCGTCGAGACGGACCGCGCTCAGCGCAGTCCGAGTGTGGCGGCCAGCCGATCCCAGACGCCGTCACCCACGTCGGCGACCGCACGCATCTCCTCGGCCGTCAACTCGAAGTCGAAGACGGCCGCGTTCGCCGCGATGTGTTCGCGACTCGATGCTTTCGGAATCGCCGCCACGAACGGCTGCTGGACGAGCCACCGCAGGGCGACCTGTGCGGCGGATTTGCCGTACGCCTCGCCGATCGCCGCGAGCCGATCGTCGCCCGGAACCGTCCCCTCCGCGAGCGGACTGTACGCCGTCAGGCAGATTCCATGGTCGACGCAGTACTCGAGCAGGTCGTCCTGGTGTCGATACGGGTGGTACTTCACCTGATTCGTGACGATCGGCGTCTCCGAGAGCTGTCGGGCCGTCTCGAGTTGGTCCACGGAGAAGTTGCTCACCCCGATATGCTCGACGAGGCCCTCGTCCTGTAACTCGTTCATCGCGCGGAGCGTCTCCTCGAGCGGCGTGTGGGATCGCGGCGCGTGAATCAACAGGAGATCGATCGTCGCGAGGGAGAGCCGATCGAGGCTTTCCCTGGTCGACTCGAGGGTGGCTTCGTACGCGAGGTTGCCCGTGTTCAGTTTCGTCGTGACGAAAACGTCGTGGCGATCGACGTCGCTCGCCGCGACGGCAGCGCCGACGGCGTCCTCGTTGTCGTACATCTGGGCGGTGTCGACGTGCCGATACCCCATCTCGAGGGCGGTCTCGACGGCTCGCTGACACTCCTGGCCGGTCATCCGCGCGGTCCCGAACCCGAGCGCCGGGATCGTCGCACCTCCGGCCTCGATCGTGGCGGTCGAGATGTCGGCGTCGGACTCCATACCGGTCCGTTCGTCGGGACCGGTATTCAACGGCAGGCTCGCATTTCGAGGCCGGGTTCGAATCGTCGGCACCGTCGTGATCGATCGGCCGAGAGCGTCCGAGACGGAACTGGACCGACCCTACACCGCGCTGCCGGGCTGATACTCGCCGAACTCGTCGCGCAGGACGTTACAGATCTCGCCGACGGTGGCGTAGACCTTCACCGCGTCGATGATGTACGGCATCAGGTTCTCCTCGCCCCGTGCTGCCTCGCGCAAGGCCTCGAGGTTTGCGTCGACGGCCTCGTCGTCCCGATCGGCCCGGACCGACTCGAGACTGTCGATCTGACGCTGCTGGTCTTCCGCCGTCACTTCTTCGACGTCCATCTCGGGGTCTTCGTCGACCTGGAACTCGTTGACGCCGACGATGATGCGTTCTTGCTCCTCGATCTCCCGCTGGCGATCGAACGCGGTGTCCTGAATCTGGCGCTGGACCCACTGCTGTTCGACCGCGTCGAGCATCCCGCCGCGCTCTTCGACCTCGTCGAGAATGTCGTAGGCGTCTTCTTCGACCTCGTCGGTGAGCGACTCGACGTAGTAGCTGCCGGCGAGGGGATCGATCGTGTCGGCCGCGCCGGATTCGTGGGCGAGGATCTGCTGGGTGCGGAGGGCGGTGCGGACGGACTCCTCGGTCGGGAGGGCGAGTGCCTCGTCCTTGCCGTTGGTGTGGAGGCTCTGGGTGCCGCCGAGGACCGCCGCGAGGGCCTGGTAGGCGACGCGGACGACGTTGTTCTCGATCTGCTGGGCGGTGAGCATCGAGCCCGCGGTCTGGGTGTGGAACTTGAGTTGCTTCGACTTGGGATCGTCGGCGTCGAAGCGCTCCTCCATGATGTCGTGCCACATCCGCCGGGCGGCGCGGAACTTGGCGACCTCTTCGAAGATGTTGTTGTGGCCGTTGAAGAAGAAGGATAGCTGTGGCGCGAACTCGTCGACGTCGAGGCCGGCGTCGATCGCCGCCTCGACGTACTCGATGCCGTTGCCCAGTGTGAAGGCGAGTTCCTGGGCGGCCGTCGACCCGGCCTCGCGGATGTGATACCCGGAGATCGAGATCGTGTTGAACTTCGGCGTCTCGTCGGCACAGAACTCGAAGATGTCCGTGATGATCCGCATCGAGGGCTCCGGCGGGTAGATGTAGGTGTTGCGGGCGATGTACTCCTTCAGGAGGTCGTTCTGAATCGTGCCGCGAAGTTCCTCGCGATCGACGCCCTGCTGGTCGCCCACCGCGATGTACATCGCCAGCAGCACCGACGCCGGCGCGTTGATCGTCATCGAGGTCGAGACCTCGTCCAGCGGAATGCCGTCGAAGACGGTCTCCATGTCGGACAGCGAGTCGATCGCCACGCCGGCCTTCCCGATTTCGCCGGCGGCCATGTCGTCGTCGGAGTCGTAGCCCATCTGGGTCGGCAGGTCGAACGCCATCGAGAGCCCGGTCTGGCCCTGGTCGAGCAGGTAGTGATACCGCTCGTTGGTGTCCTCCGGCGTCGAGAACCCGGCGTACTGGCGCATCGTCCACAGTCGGCCGCGGTAGCCGGTCGAGTAGACCCCGCGCGTGTACGGTGGTTCGCCCGGATTTCCGAGGTCCTCTTCGTAGTCGAGGTCGGCGATATCGGCCGGCGTGTAGAGCCGATCGACCTCCTGGCCCCCCGTGTCCGTGGTGAACGTCTCCTGGCGCTCGCCGAACCGATCGAGCACCGGCTGGACCTCCTCCTCGTGCCACTCCGCCTTGCTGGCACGGATCTCCTCGAGTTCGTCGGAATCGAACATTATCAATATCGAGGTTCGGATGGGGCTTCAAGCTTGATGAACTCGTGTCGGTCGGTCACGGAGTTGTCCGCCGTCGTCTCGTGACCGTCGTCAGCGGTCGAGACTCACTCGTCAGCGAGACTCGTCCCGATCGATACTGGCGTTTTTGTCCCGCCCCGTCGATGGTCGTCCCATGGAACCGTCGATGTCGACGAACGACGATGGCGAGCGACGGGGCGACCGCCGCCGCGCCGCGCTCTCCGTCGCCCCGTTTCTGGCGATCGGGGTGGCGTACGTCCTGTTGCTCCTGTGGTGGGGCCTCGATCCGCTCTGGGCGTTCGTGATCCTGCCCCCGATCCTCGCCGTCACGGCGATCGGCTGGGTCGCCGTCCGGTACGGCTTCCACGAGGGGCCACCCGGACCGAACGGCTGAGATAGCCGCCATTCACCGGCCCTCGCCGGCGATCACCGACCCGTATCGTACTTGTACGTCGCACTGTCCGGATCGATCCCGAAGTCCTCGGCGGACTCCTCGTTCGACTCCCCGTCTCGCTGCTCGGGGGCTCGCTTGAACGCCTCGCGCAGCCGATCGGGCATCCGGAACCGATCGATCTCGATCACGAGCGGGACCGCGTCCGGATCCGTCCGGTCGCGTTTCGCCGACAGGCGATCCTCGAGGGGGGCGGGCAACCGCGACTCCTCGATCCGCCGGAAGCCGAACTGGGCGAGGTAGGCGCTCTCGCCGGTCAGCGCGTAGACGGTGGAAAACCCTTCGTCGCCGGCGTACTC
The nucleotide sequence above comes from Halosolutus halophilus. Encoded proteins:
- a CDS encoding acyl-CoA mutase large subunit family protein, which encodes MFDSDELEEIRASKAEWHEEEVQPVLDRFGERQETFTTDTGGQEVDRLYTPADIADLDYEEDLGNPGEPPYTRGVYSTGYRGRLWTMRQYAGFSTPEDTNERYHYLLDQGQTGLSMAFDLPTQMGYDSDDDMAAGEIGKAGVAIDSLSDMETVFDGIPLDEVSTSMTINAPASVLLAMYIAVGDQQGVDREELRGTIQNDLLKEYIARNTYIYPPEPSMRIITDIFEFCADETPKFNTISISGYHIREAGSTAAQELAFTLGNGIEYVEAAIDAGLDVDEFAPQLSFFFNGHNNIFEEVAKFRAARRMWHDIMEERFDADDPKSKQLKFHTQTAGSMLTAQQIENNVVRVAYQALAAVLGGTQSLHTNGKDEALALPTEESVRTALRTQQILAHESGAADTIDPLAGSYYVESLTDEVEEDAYDILDEVEERGGMLDAVEQQWVQRQIQDTAFDRQREIEEQERIIVGVNEFQVDEDPEMDVEEVTAEDQQRQIDSLESVRADRDDEAVDANLEALREAARGEENLMPYIIDAVKVYATVGEICNVLRDEFGEYQPGSAV
- a CDS encoding GNAT family N-acetyltransferase — translated: MYVRDAKNREEVWLLDHIESMGLDDTAFRSRDYVVAVDENSGEKAGFGRIRIHKVDDSSETDDRGDREDAVCELTSIGVLEGWRNQGVGAHVVERLLEYAGDEGFSTVYALTGESAYLAQFGFRRIEESRLPAPLEDRLSAKRDRTDPDAVPLVIEIDRFRMPDRLREAFKRAPEQRDGESNEESAEDFGIDPDSATYKYDTGR
- a CDS encoding helix-turn-helix transcriptional regulator; this translates as MESPGEEILGRLVSDRRDCLAALVTKPRTKQELTNQLPCSRSTVDRAITDLSDAQLVEYAGGKWRTTYVGACTYRQYEAYSGRLCDIAEAAPVLEALPDETTMEDVFVIGSSVYETNPSVPDGTLDPMFASVRDATRVRVVVPKVMIGLADRFYRNVATGETYALEVLSATHVLEQLRELEFERGTEAMEDSNVSLYHGRIPFSFGFWISDEMEVGVIVYTKTGIAGILVNDTDEAVDRAVTKYESVKVAAEPVPTRRESG
- a CDS encoding FAD-dependent oxidoreductase; translation: MKGTPVSVESVREVGPDTVAIELEAPAEFDAVPGQFVLLRAVPESDDQRDVDEDDVVMRHYTLSSPSVGETFEITVGIDPDGDLSPWLADLDGGETVHIEGPFGTITYERDCDVVAIAGGPGVGPAVAIAEAAHDAGHDAIVIYQDDEPAHVDRLEAIEDEGVDVRFVDEDADDELADAIATYHDDGQVYAFGFDDFVTVVASAIDDAGGDPDEALIENFG
- a CDS encoding aldo/keto reductase: MESDADISTATIEAGGATIPALGFGTARMTGQECQRAVETALEMGYRHVDTAQMYDNEDAVGAAVAASDVDRHDVFVTTKLNTGNLAYEATLESTRESLDRLSLATIDLLLIHAPRSHTPLEETLRAMNELQDEGLVEHIGVSNFSVDQLETARQLSETPIVTNQVKYHPYRHQDDLLEYCVDHGICLTAYSPLAEGTVPGDDRLAAIGEAYGKSAAQVALRWLVQQPFVAAIPKASSREHIAANAAVFDFELTAEEMRAVADVGDGVWDRLAATLGLR
- the mce gene encoding methylmalonyl-CoA epimerase; translated protein: MHFDHAGIATDDAQALAGLYADLFGLEIAHEEEFDGMHVVFLDCDGGYLELLEPIEDGTISNYLENNGPGIHHLALATDGIESALTTARAHDVRVIDEEPRPGAWGHEVAFLHPKDTGGILIEFVEH